The Thioalkalivibrio nitratireducens DSM 14787 DNA segment CCGCGCCGATGGCCAGACTCGGCCCCTGGGGCGCGACCGGCATCAGCCGCGCGCGGCCTCCGGCATGGAAGAAACGCCCGTCCGAAAAGAGCCGGGCCGTCCCCCGCAGGCCGGCACGGTCCGGCTCGCTTGGCGCCGATCCGATTGCCGGGTCCCCGGCTGCACGCGCCGCAAACACCGGCCATTGCACCGGCGCCAGCGCGTCATAGCCGGCGTCGCTCAGCCCTGCCAGCGGGCCGATGTCGAACGCGCGTTCCCCGTCGTTCTCGAACGCCGACAGGCGGGCGTGTTCGCGAAAGATTTCCACCGGCCGGGTGTAGGGGAAAGCCGAGCCGAAGCCCATCCGCCGCGCGACCTCGCAGACGATCCACCAGTCCGGCCGCGCCTGCCCGGCCGGCGGCAGGAACGCGCGCTGGCGCGAGATGCGCCGCTCCGAGTTGGTGACCGTGCCGTCCTTCTCGCCCCAGGCCGACGCGGGCAGCCGCACGTCGGCGAGCCGCGTCGTCTCGGTGTCGGCCACGCAGTCGGACACGACCACCAGCGGGCAGCGGCGCAGCGCATCGGAGACCCGTTCGGCCTCGGGCAGACTGAACGCCGGGTTGGTGCCCATGATCCAGACCGCCTTCACCCGCCCGCTTTCGATTGCCTGGAACAGCTCGACGGCTTTCAGGCCCGGTCGTGCCGCCAGCCGGGGCGCCCGCCAGAAACGCCGCAGCCGATCGTGCGCACCGGGATCGTCGAAGCCCATATGCGCGGCGAGCTGGTTCGCGAGCCCGCCGACCTCGCGCCCACCCATTGCGTTCGGCTGTCCGGTCACCGAGAACGGCGCCTGTGCGGGTTGGCCGATGCGACCCGTCGCGAGGTGCAGGTTCAGGATCGCGTTGGCCTTGTCGGTGCCGCTGTCGGACTGGTTGATTCCCTGCGAGAACAATGTGACGGTCCGTTCGGTCTGCGCGAACCAGCGGAAGAACTGCGCCACGTCGGCCTCGGGCAGCCCGCAGGCGGAGGCGACGCGCGGCACCGAGCCGGCGGTGTCCCGCGCCGCGCGCAGCGTCGCGGCGAAGCCGTCCACATGGTCCTCGAGGAACTGCAGGTCGAGCCGATCCTCGCGGTACAGGTGGTGCAACAGGCCGTTGAACAGCCAGCCGTCGGTACCCGGCGCCAGCGCGAGGTGCAGATCGGCGGCCTCGGCGGTGGCGGTGCGGCGCGGGTCGATCACCACCACGCGCATCTGCGGGCGCCGTTCGCGGGCGGCCTGCAGGCGCTGGAACAGCACCGGGTGCGTCCAGGCGAGGTTCGACCCCGCGAGAACCACCAGATCGGCGAGTTCCAGATCCTCGTAGTTGCCCGGAACGGCATCGGCACCGAACGCGCGCAGATGGGCGGCGACCGCGCTCGACATGCACAGCCGGGAATTGGTATCGATGTTCGCGGCACCGATGAAGCCCTTCATCAGCTTGTTCGCGACATAGTAGTCCTCGGTCAGCAACTGCCCGGAGACGTAGAACGCGACCGCCTCCGGACCGTCCGACTCGATCACGTCGAGAAAACCGCGCGCGACATGATCGAGCGCCTCGTCCCAGGACGCTGCCCGATCCCCGATGCGCGGCTCGAGCAGCCGGGTCTCCCGGCCCAGGGTCTCGGCCAGCGCCGCGCCCTTCGAGCAGAGCCGGCCGCGGTTCGCCGGGTGCTCGGGGTCGCCCGAAACGAGCACCGGTGGCGCGGACGGCTCGCAGTCGCCCGCTGCCGTCGTGCCGGGTGTGGGCTGCACGACGACCCCGCAGCCCACCCCGCAGTACGGGCAGGTGCTGCGGGTCATCGGGCTTTCCGGCCGCGGGCTCATACCGCCTCCCGCTGCGCCGGGGTCGGGGCCTGCGTCCCCGCCTCGGCTGCCTCCTCTGGATCCGCCGCGGCCGCGTGGACCGGGGCGGAGACGACCGGGTCGAGATCCAGCCAGACCTGCCCCTGGTCGACCCGCACCCGGTAGGCACCGGTGCAGCCGGTGTCGGGGCCGGTCGCGGATCCCGAGGCCAGATCGATCACCCAGTTGTGCAGCGGGCAGGTCACCCGCTCGCCGTGCACAATGCCCTGCGACAACGGCCCGCCCTTGTGCGGGCAGCGGTCGGCCAGTGCGAATACCCCGTCGGCCGCGGTGCGGAACACCGCGATGTCGCCGTTCGGGCCTGCGACCACCCGCGCACCGAGCCGCGGAATCGTCTCCAGCGCGCCCAGTTTCACCCAGTTCATGCCGGCACCTCCTCGTGGCGTTCTGCGATCGGCGTGAGCGGCTGGAACTCCTGCGCCGCGTGCCCCGCGGCCCGTTCCGCCCAGGGGTCCACCTGCGCTGGACCCTGGGACTCCAGAAAGCGCCGGTGCAGCCGCGCGCGGTTGTCCGCGTCCTCGACGATCGCCTGCTGCACGTGGGTCAGCCCCACCCGCTCGATCCACGGCGCGGTGCGCTCCAGGTAGCGCGCCTCCTCGCGGTAGAGCTGCATGAACGCGCCGGTCATCTCGAGCACCTCGGCCTCGGTCGCGACCTTGCAGAGGAAGTCGGTGACCCGCACCTTCACACCGCCATTGCCGCCGACATGGATCTCGTAGCCCGAGTCGACACAGACGACGCCGAGATCCTTGATCGTCGCTTCCGCGCAGTTGCGCGGGCAGCCCGAGACGCCCATCTTGAACTTGTGCGGGGTCCAGGATCCCCAGGTCAGTTTCTCCATCTGAATGCCGAGACCGGTCGAGTCCTGGGTGCCGAAGCGGCACCATTCGGAACCGACGCAGGTCTTCACCGTGCGCAGCGCCTTGCCGTAGGCGTGCCCGGACACGAACCCTGCGGCACCGAGGTCGCGCCACATCGCGGGGAGGTCCTTTTTCTTCACGCCGAGCAGGTCGATGCGCTGACCGCCGGTGAACTTGACCGTCGGCACCCGGTACTTCTCCGCGACGGCAGCGATCGCGCGCAACTCGGTCGGCGTGGTCACCCCGCCCCAGATGCGCGGCACCACCGAGTAGGTCCCGTCCTTCTGGATGTTGCCGTGCGCGCGTTCGTTGATGAACCGCGACTGGGCATCGTCTCGGTACTCGCCTGGCCACGCTGCGAGCAGGTAGTAGTTCAGCGCCGGGCGGCAGACGTGACAGCCGTCCGGGGTTTTCCAGTCGAGCGCCTCGAACACCGCTGCCATCGTCTTCAGACCCTGCTCGGTGATCGCGGCCCGGACCTCGTCGTGGCTGTGCTCGGTGCAGGCGCAGACCGGCTTCTTCGCGGGCGTCTGCGAATAGTCGCCACCGAGCGTGGTCGCGAGCAGCGACTCGACCAGGCCAGTGCAGGAGCCGCAGGAACTCGACGCCTTGGTATGCGCGCGCACGTCGTCGAGCGTGAACAGCTTCTTTTCGGTGATCGCCTGCACGATCGCGCCCTTGCAGACGCCGTTGCAGCCGCAGATCTCGGCGGCGTCCGGCAATGCCGCGACCCGGGTCTTGTCGTCGCCGTGCCCGGAATCGCCGAGGTGCGCCTGCCCGAACAGCAGGCCGTCGCGCAGATCGTTGACCGGTGTGCCCTCGCGCAGCAGCTGGAAGTACCAGGAGCCGTCGATCGTGTCGCCATAGAGCACCGCGCCGCGCACGACGCCGTCGCGCAGCACCAGCTTCTTGTACACGCCGCGTGCCGCGTCCTGGAACACGAGATCCTCGCTGTGCTCGTCCCCGAGGAAGTCCCCGGCCGAGAACAGGTCGATGCCGGTGACCTTCAGCCGGGTCGCGGTCACCGAGCCTTCGTAGCGCGCGATGCCGTACTCGGCGAGGTGGTTCGCGCAGACCTTCGCCTGCTCCCACAATGGCGCCACCAGCCCGTAGCACTGCCCACGGTGCTGCACGCACTCGCCGACCGCGTACACGACCGGATCGTAGGTCTGCAGGGTGTCGTTCACCACCACGCCGCGCTCGCAATGGATCCCGGAGGCCTTCGCCAGCTCGACGTTGGGCCGGATGCCGACCGCCATCACCACCAGGTCGGCCGGGACCTCGGTGCCGTCGCGGAAACGCACGCCGGTGACCCGCCCGTCGCCCAGAATCGCCTCGGTCTGCGCCGCGAGGCGGAACTGCAGGCCCTTCGCCTCCAGCGAGCGCTGCAGCAGCGCCGCCGCCGGCGGATCGATCTGGCGCTCCATCAAGGTGTCCATCAGATGCACCACGGTGACCTCCATGCCCTGGCGCAGCAGGCCGTTCGCGGCCTCGAGCCCAAGCAGTCCGCCGCCGATCACCACCGCGCGGCGGTGCGAGCGGCTCGCGGCAAGCATCGCATCGACGTCCTGCAGGTCGCGGAAGCTGACCACGCCCGGCAGATCGTGCCCCGGCACCGGGATCACGAACGGCGTCGATCCGGTCGCGAGCAGCAGGCGGTCATAGGGTTCGCGGGTGCCGTCTTCCGCGACCACCTCGCGGCGGCCGCGGTGGATGTGCGCGACCCGACGGCCCTTGTGCAGCCGGATGCCGCGCTCGGCGTACCAGCCGTCGTCATTCAGCAGGATCTCGTCGACGGTCTTCTCGCCCGCGAGCACCGGCGAGAGCAGGATGCGGTTGTAGTTGCCATGCGGCTCGGCGCCGAACACGGTGATCTCGTACATGTCCGGTTTCAGCTTCAGCAGTTCCTCGACGGTGCGCATGCCGGCCATGCCGTTGCCAACCAGCACCAGCCGTGGTTTTTGTCCGGTTCGGGTCAGCATCACGCGGCCTCCTGGGGCTGGCGGTGGCGTTCGTACAGGAAACGCAGCACTTCGGCCCGGTAGTGGTTGTATTCGGGGGAATCCGCCATCTCCAGGCGCCGGCGCGGGCGCGGCAGGTCGATCCTCAGGATCTCGCCGATGGTCGCGGCGGGGCCGTTGGTCATCATCACGATGCGGTCCGACAGCAGCACCGCCTCGTCGACGTCGTGAGTGACCATCAGCACGGTGTTGCCCAGTTCCGCATGGATCTGCATCAGTGTGTCCTGCAGATGCGCCCGGGTCAGCGCGTCGAGCGCGCCGAAGGGCTCGTCGAGCAGCAACAGGTGCGGCTCCATCGCCAGCGCCCGAGCGATACCCACGCGCTGTTTCATGCCGCCGGAGATCTCGCTCGGACGCTTGTCCAGCGCATGCCCCATGTGCACCCGCTCGAGGTTGTGCCGGGTCCACTGGTCGCGTTCGTCCCGGCTTCGGCCGCGCCAGACCTTGTCCACGGCCAGCCGGACGTTCTCGTAGACCGTCAGCCAGGGCAGCAGCGAGTGGTTCTGGAACACCACCGCCCGTTCCGGGCCCGGCTCGCAGACCTCGCGGCCGTCCATCAGCACCACGCCCTCGGTGGCGCGCAGCAGGC contains these protein-coding regions:
- a CDS encoding nitrate reductase → MSPRPESPMTRSTCPYCGVGCGVVVQPTPGTTAAGDCEPSAPPVLVSGDPEHPANRGRLCSKGAALAETLGRETRLLEPRIGDRAASWDEALDHVARGFLDVIESDGPEAVAFYVSGQLLTEDYYVANKLMKGFIGAANIDTNSRLCMSSAVAAHLRAFGADAVPGNYEDLELADLVVLAGSNLAWTHPVLFQRLQAARERRPQMRVVVIDPRRTATAEAADLHLALAPGTDGWLFNGLLHHLYREDRLDLQFLEDHVDGFAATLRAARDTAGSVPRVASACGLPEADVAQFFRWFAQTERTVTLFSQGINQSDSGTDKANAILNLHLATGRIGQPAQAPFSVTGQPNAMGGREVGGLANQLAAHMGFDDPGAHDRLRRFWRAPRLAARPGLKAVELFQAIESGRVKAVWIMGTNPAFSLPEAERVSDALRRCPLVVVSDCVADTETTRLADVRLPASAWGEKDGTVTNSERRISRQRAFLPPAGQARPDWWIVCEVARRMGFGSAFPYTRPVEIFREHARLSAFENDGERAFDIGPLAGLSDAGYDALAPVQWPVFAARAAGDPAIGSAPSEPDRAGLRGTARLFSDGRFFHAGGRARLMPVAPQGPSLAIGADFPLRMNTGRIRDHWHSMTRTALSARLSAHRPEPFVEIHPTDAAAHGIGDGQLARLSGPGGQAALLRVRVTAAQPPGSVFVPMHWSAPQAPAARVNALVPASTDPISGQPAFKAIPVDLRPLVADWVGFLLSRERRVLPELPYRAESRGFGFFRYELAGTTAVPDWVLWADRILGSAGDRLQFSDQGAGVFRAARIQSGRLMAVLFIGPDPARLPPREALGQLFGQAVLDDRARIGLLSGHPETAAPAQGRLVCACHGVGEERIRQAIRESGLSTQAELADTLGAGTGCGSCIPELRGLLGETVSAAGARAGIP
- the nirD gene encoding nitrite reductase small subunit NirD, with the translated sequence MNWVKLGALETIPRLGARVVAGPNGDIAVFRTAADGVFALADRCPHKGGPLSQGIVHGERVTCPLHNWVIDLASGSATGPDTGCTGAYRVRVDQGQVWLDLDPVVSAPVHAAAADPEEAAEAGTQAPTPAQREAV
- the nirB gene encoding nitrite reductase large subunit NirB, which codes for MLTRTGQKPRLVLVGNGMAGMRTVEELLKLKPDMYEITVFGAEPHGNYNRILLSPVLAGEKTVDEILLNDDGWYAERGIRLHKGRRVAHIHRGRREVVAEDGTREPYDRLLLATGSTPFVIPVPGHDLPGVVSFRDLQDVDAMLAASRSHRRAVVIGGGLLGLEAANGLLRQGMEVTVVHLMDTLMERQIDPPAAALLQRSLEAKGLQFRLAAQTEAILGDGRVTGVRFRDGTEVPADLVVMAVGIRPNVELAKASGIHCERGVVVNDTLQTYDPVVYAVGECVQHRGQCYGLVAPLWEQAKVCANHLAEYGIARYEGSVTATRLKVTGIDLFSAGDFLGDEHSEDLVFQDAARGVYKKLVLRDGVVRGAVLYGDTIDGSWYFQLLREGTPVNDLRDGLLFGQAHLGDSGHGDDKTRVAALPDAAEICGCNGVCKGAIVQAITEKKLFTLDDVRAHTKASSSCGSCTGLVESLLATTLGGDYSQTPAKKPVCACTEHSHDEVRAAITEQGLKTMAAVFEALDWKTPDGCHVCRPALNYYLLAAWPGEYRDDAQSRFINERAHGNIQKDGTYSVVPRIWGGVTTPTELRAIAAVAEKYRVPTVKFTGGQRIDLLGVKKKDLPAMWRDLGAAGFVSGHAYGKALRTVKTCVGSEWCRFGTQDSTGLGIQMEKLTWGSWTPHKFKMGVSGCPRNCAEATIKDLGVVCVDSGYEIHVGGNGGVKVRVTDFLCKVATEAEVLEMTGAFMQLYREEARYLERTAPWIERVGLTHVQQAIVEDADNRARLHRRFLESQGPAQVDPWAERAAGHAAQEFQPLTPIAERHEEVPA
- a CDS encoding ABC transporter ATP-binding protein, with product MQAQLLIERAGIEFPARTGPFRALENIDLRVDKGEFLSIIGHSGCGKSTILNIVAGLLRATEGVVLMDGREVCEPGPERAVVFQNHSLLPWLTVYENVRLAVDKVWRGRSRDERDQWTRHNLERVHMGHALDKRPSEISGGMKQRVGIARALAMEPHLLLLDEPFGALDALTRAHLQDTLMQIHAELGNTVLMVTHDVDEAVLLSDRIVMMTNGPAATIGEILRIDLPRPRRRLEMADSPEYNHYRAEVLRFLYERHRQPQEAA